GCATCATCCAAACATGAATTTACTGCTAGCTTTCCTCAAGGCCTCCTTGACCtctttgtttctcaggctgtagatgaggggattGACCAGGGGAGTCAGGATAGTGTAGATGACAGAGACAACTTTCTTGAAGTCTCTCAGTGTGTTGGTTGTTGGGAACATATAGGCAAACAGTAGAGTCCCATAATACATGGTCACCACAatgaggtgggaggagcaggtggaaaaTGCCTTTTGCCTCCCATTGGTGGAAGGGATTCTCAGGATGGTCACAATGATGCAGATGTAGGACATCAAGGTAATTAGGAATGGGACCAGTAAGAAAATCAAGCTGAGTGTGAAAGCCAACATTTCCATCAGGTGAGGATCATTACAGGAGAGATTTATCAGGGGGATAGGATCACAAAAGAAATGGTCAATACCATTGGGGCCACAGAAAGATAACTGGGATATTGGCAATATTATTATGCTAGTACATAGGAAGCCACCTGTCCAAGAGCCACCTATAAACTGGAGGCAAGACCTGCCACTCATATGGACTGCATAGTGCATTGGATTGCATATTGCTAAATACCGATCATATGACATTACTGATAAGAGAAGGCATTCTGTAGCAAccagagaagaaaagaaataatacTGTGTGAGACACCCACTATATGAAATAGTTTTGGTCCCACTCAAGAGACCGTCCAGCATGCTGGGCAGAATGGTTGAAGTGTAGCAGGTCTCCAGGCAGGACAAGTTCCcaaggaagaagtacatggggttGTGAAGGTGGCGATAAACCACAATAAGCACCACAATGAGGATGTTCCCAGCCATGGTTGCAATGTAGATCACTAGAAACAGCAGGAAAAGAAGGATTTGCAGTTCAGGGAGAGTGCCGAAACCCAGGAGGATGAATTCTGCAATGGACGTTTGATTTCCCTGTTCTGGATTCATCATAGGTTGTGTCTACGGGAAAGAAATTCACTCTGGGATATAAATGAAGAACATTCACTCAATAAAACGTTACCATTGTTTTCATTGTCCCCCAGCTGGCTATTGAACAATAGCTAAGTAGAGAGTGGAGGCTAGGGGAtgggaaatggggaaaaaaccatCTCACTTGACCCCTGGGATAGATTTCACATCTGATCAGACTGCAGGTTAAACAAAACGTGAATCTCTCTTGAAACCTGTGTAGTAACTGGACAGATCACACCAAGCACCTAAGTACTGTGGTGATGGGTCTCATGTACAACAGTACAGAAACACAGATAGATATTGGTTCAAACAGTCATACATTTCACTTCCTGGTCTATCAAAGCAGAACAGTGTCCTTTGACAGGCTGGAGTTCCACTGCTGAAATGGGTCAGGATTTTATATTTTAGGGGAAGCCacaacaaagaaacaaaccaagCAAATAAGGCTCGGAACTGCAGTGGCTGGGCGGCCAACTCCAGGTGAATTGCAGTGGAAATGGACAGTCTAACGCTATTAGCGCCCTTTGAAAGTTTTTATCCTAAACAGGCAAATACCTGTCGTTCCCTAGGACAATATTTCATTGTCCTGCAGTGGGACGCTCTACACGGAGACCCaatcttcattaaaaataaacaaacaaacaaacaaacaaacaaaaatccagctAGAAACCACCATTTTAGGTAGAAATTTATCCTCTATTGCAAGAAAAAACTCTCCTTACCAATTTCTAATTTTATACAATTTGCTATTTTCATATTATGATAGTGGTGTGGAACCTACATTTCCATTTCATCAACAATTCCATGATTTCAAATGTTGGTTTTCATTCCaactttgtctttttttaaatgtatttatctatttttaattgtatttctTGACTATTTTAATCTTATATTACTTatgttattttatatatttattgtaTTTCATTTGAATCCTATTTgataatttaaatttattttatattagtttatttttatattttatttcatttgttattattttataaaatatgtacaataacttttttcctaaacaaaattTTGTAGAAattgatatagaatcatagaatcatagaatatcagggttggaagggaccccagaaggtcatctagtccaaccccctgcttgaagcaggaccaattcccagttaaatcatcccagccagggctttgtcaagcctgaccttaaaaacctctaaggaaggagattctaccacctccctaggtaacgcattccagtgtttcaccaccctcttagtgaaaaagtttttcctaatatccaatctaaacctcccccattgcaacttgagaccattactccttgtcctgtcatctggtatcactgagaatagtctagatccatcctctttggatccacctttcagggagttaaaagcagctatcaaatcccccctcattcttctcttctgcagactaaacaatcccagctccctcagcctctcttcataagtcatgtgctctagacccctaatcatttttgttgcccttcgctggactctctccaatttatccacatccttcttgtagtgtggggcccaaaactggacacagtactccagatgaggtctcaccagtgtcgaatagaggggaacgatcacgtccctcgatttgctcgctatgcccctacttatacatcccaaaatgccattggccttcttggcaacaagggcacactgcggactcatatccagcttctcgtccactgtcacccctaggtccttttccgcagaactgctgcctagccattcggtccctagtctgtagcggtgcattggattcttccatcctaagtgcaggaccctgcacttatccttattgaacctcatcagatttcttttggcccaatcctccaatttgtctaggtccttctgtatcctatccctcccctccagcgtatctaccactcctcccagtttagtatcatctgcaaatttgctgagagtgcaatccacaccatcctccagatcatttatgaagatattgaacaaaaccggccccaggaccgacccctggggcactccacttgacaccggctgccaactagacatggagccattgatcactacccgttgagcccgacaatctagccagctttctacccaccttatagtgcattcatccagcccatacttccttaacttgctgacaagaatactgtgggagaccgtgtcaaaagctttgctaaagtcaagaaacaatacatccactgctttcccttcatccacagaaccagtaatctcatcataaaaggcgattagattagtcaggcatgaccttcccttggtgaatccatgctgactgttcctgatcactttcctctcatgtaagtgcttcaggattgattctttgaggacctgctccatgatatgTACCCATGGAACATTTTGATCTCAATGAACTGACATTTTCTGATGCAAAAATATTCCacttgaaaaaaaattctgctcttTTCTTATCCTCTTCTTCTTTAACAGTggttaaaaatattaattctctctctcccccatctttTTGTTAGTAATGGCAGATGAGAGAGCCACAATCTCTCTTGCCATTACTAATCCTTAGAgaagcaaggtgggtgaggtaatatcttttattggaccaatttactAATCTTTATTACCTGCTAagtaaggacctgattctgcgtACAGCTATGCACAGAGTTAATTTTACAAATCGGGAATAATTCTGTTCAGTCTGAGCCTTCTCTCGGTGAAGTCAAAGATaaaatctccactgacttcagggatgGGGCCCATTGATTTCCTTGAGCCTTCTTTGTCACTTATAGCTCAGCAGGATTTGATTTCAGTCAATAGATGTTGGTAAACGTCAATATCAGCTGAGACACTGAAATCAACAACAAGAAAGATCAGTAACAGTCGACATTAGTCCAGCCTCCCGCTGAGCCTTACACCTGCAGGATTGGGTGtcactgcccccgcagctgcgCAAGAGCCCTCTGCACCCAGCTGTCACATGAGTGACACGCTCGCAGCCCTGGCCATGGATCTCTGCTCCACTGAGCCAGAGCAGCCGccttccctgcccctctcacTTTGGTGTCTTGGACCCCTCAGCTGGCAGAAAGTGAACTGTATCCCTGCTgtcactgctgggagccccccgcATCCCCACTGCCCTAACCCTGACCCCAACCTACCACCACTGGATTTCCTGTAACTGTAATAATTGAAATAGTGAAAAATTGGGAATAATCGTAAAGGTAAAAATCCCAATATTAATCATCAAaagggcaaaagaaaaagaaaagcaaattctGCCAATCCTACTTATAGCCAATGTCTGTACCCTGAGCTCTGAGCACAGCAGCAAATatcagctctgttttacccacctCATCTCACTAATGCTCTCAACACCCCAGTGAGGGGAGAGCTGCCATCAAGGGCACAGTCCTGTATGTAGTATGGAGGGAAGCTCAAAGCGGAATGAAGGATGTGCCAGTGTTTGAAGAGCTCGTTTTGGACTTGAGAGATgttggttcaattccctgcttcttCACAAACTCCTTGTGTGACTTTCAGGCCAGATTTCCAAACGCCGATATGTATGTAAAAATGCACACAGATGCCTGAGTAGGTGTGGTACCTAACGCCCATCGATTACAAATCCCACTAGGGGTGTCTGTGTCTTTAGGTGCTGAAACACCTCTATAAATCTGTCCCTCTGGGTGtaaggtccccatctgtaaagctgGGATAATAGCACCTCACAGGGTGATGGGAGGATAGATACATTAAAAACAgtgaggtgcccagataccatggtgatgggggccatacaAGGAGCTAGGATAGCAGTGACCCGAGAgatattttctttttccaaattcaGTCATATTGCTTTGGGTAGAGAGTTTAAAGAGAGATCATTGTGAAATTCCCCTTAGGTAACTAATTTCATGGGAATCCAACAAACTTACATTGCTTCAAAAACCTCAAGAGTCAAGGAGTGGGCAGGAAAAGGTAGATTTACCTCTAAGGCGGGTGAGTCACAAACTTGAATCTGATGTCACCTCCTCACGCAGCATTTCTGGGACCAGGATCCAGGTTATTCAGTCCATCTTCTCTCTCCACCACATTCATATACTGCCATGTGCACAGTACACAGAACATCATATCCCAGAACAGCTACCGTGGCTCTGTTATGTCTGGTAACATGTCCTGTGCATCACACCCTGCGCCAAATGGGGAATGTCTTCTCTGATTCATTATATATCCTTTTGTGGGAAGGTGCAGTCTCCCGAGGCACGACTGCTGAGGGGAACGTAACAGATAAGGAAaagttagtctgtatctgcaaaaagaaaagaagtactcgtggcaccttagagactaacaaattgatttgagcataaactttcatgcatcgatgcatcgatgaagtgagctgtagctcatgaaagtttatgctcaaataaatttgttagtctctaaggtgccacgagtactccttttctaagtGATTTAGACACCAATGTCGCATTCAATTCCCttaagcagctttgaaaatctcaagaTAGTTAGCTGAGCTTGCACTTTCTCCAAAGAAACCTCCTGTTGCCTTCAATAGCAGCCACACTTGTACCCAGTCCCCCTCCAATAACATTGGATAATCAGttcaggtaacattttcaaaagtgtctaagcgatttaggtgcctaaatcccattttcaaaagtgtcttcaTTACTAAGGCTTAGCAGCcgaagtctcactgaaagtcaacagGACAGGCTCCTAAGTCTCTTTTGATGTTAGCTTACGTGTCTTTCATAATGTTACCCGATTGATACTCAGATAAAATGCAGGTAGAACAAGGTGCTTTACATATTGAGGCTGGGATTTTAAAAGGGGGGTAATGTATACAATATACAGTAAAATCCCACTGAATTCCTGTGAGAATTTGGAAAATTACTTTCAGCTTCTTGGAAAAGCCCAGAGCATCCAAGCATTGAGGCTAGAAACCTGAGATTATAAAGTACTAACAAGTTCTTCCCAAATCCCTGACAAGTTCCAGGATCATGTGGATCTTCAGTGCCACAGGAATTGTACAAATTAGATAATCTTGTACCAGAACTATAGGCCTCTGATTGGTCTACTGGAGTGTTTGATAAGCAACCGAACAGTACAGATTCTGTCCTGTAGAAGACAGTGTTATACAGTCACACTAGCCAATTCATGGTCCAATTGGGTACAGTCAATATAATCATTTCAGTGTGGGACCCACagtcaaatccctgctccacattaGAGGGGGTGgggactgaacctgggtctccaacACCCTGTtgagtgccccccacccccctcagggTTCCCAGCTGAAAATCACAAACAGAGATAATGTCTAATTCCAGGGGAGAGATGGGGCTAAGGCAACTCTCTTCTAACCGGCTATTCAGCTTGGCTAGATGAGGTAGCTCCTTGCTCTGCATGCTGGCCTCTGGGGATCCCTTTCTTAGCTGCCTACTTCTCCCCATGCACCGTATAGGGAGCCTGGCTGCCAAACTCAGGGCTGAGGTTCCTACTGGCTGGTATGGCGCTAAAGTTGAGTCATTGCAacgcttaagtccctttgtggaacGAGCCCTAAGTTATTTCAGTGTATGGAATTCACCAAGATATCATTTACCCACATTCAGCAAGTAAAATACAGTTCAATTTTATTCTAACAGTCCTGGTACTGATTCCTCTTAGACTTTCAAATCTTTGTACATCCTCAAGTGTTAAAAGTGCACATCACCAAAAATGGAGGGAGAAACAAGGGCCACACAGAATCAGAGTATTACACagtaaatcaggtttcagagtaacagccgtgttagtctgtattcgcaaaaagaaaaggaggacttgtggcaccttagagactaaccaatttatttgagcataagctttcgtgagctacagctcacttcatcggatgcatactgtggaaagtacagaagatctttttatacacacaaaccatgaaaaaatgggtgtttaccactacaaaaggttttctctccccccaccccactctcctgctggtaatagcttatctaaagtgatcactctccttacaatgtgtatgataatcaagttgggacatttccagcacaaatccaggttttctcctcacccccaccacaaacccactctcctgttggtaatagcttatctaaagtgaccactctccttacaatgtgtatgataatcaaggtgggccatttccagcacaaatccagggtttaacaagaatgtccgggaggaggggggggtaggaaaaaacaacgggaaataggttaccttgcataatgacttagccactcccagtctctattcaagcctaagttaattgtatccaatttgcaaatgaattccaattcaacagtctctcgctggagtctggatttgaagtttttctgttgtaatatcgcaactttcatgtctgtaatcacgtgacccgagagagtgaagtgttctccgactggtttatgaatgttatgaATGCAGTGTTCTCttactggtttatgaatgtttataagtgatgctgcttttccacaatttcagcccgtgcacgtcggcggaatcactctatgtagaagtccatttacaacacacactttgcttctctacaaaagaaaaaggacactaaactttctaaactacttcatgccacaaggggccacagcaatagttccctcaacccacccagcaatattgttaacctatccaactatactctcagcccagcagaagcagctgtcctatctcggggcccctccttctgcccctccacccccacgaacatgatacagttctgtggtgacctagaatcttatttttgatgtctccgactcaaggaatatttccaacacacctctgaacaacatactaatccacagagacctccctaccaacactacaaaaagaaggattctaggtggactcctcctgaaggtcgagacagcagactggacttctacatagagtgcttccgccgacgtgcacgggctgaaattgtggaaaagcagcatcacttgccccacaacctcagccgtgaagaacacaatgccattcacagcctcagaaacaactctgacatcataatcaaaaaggctgacaaaggaggtgctgttgtcatcatgaataggtcggaatatgaacaagaggctgctcggcagctctccaacaccactttctacaagccattatcctctgatcccactgagagttactaaaagaaactacagcatttgctcaagaaactccctgaaaaagcacaagatcaaatctgcacagacacacccctggaaccccaacctgggatattctatctactacccaagatccataaacctggaaatcctgggtgccccatcatctcaggcattggcaccctgacatcaggattgtctggctatgtagactccctcctcaggccccacgctaccagcactcccagctatcttc
The window above is part of the Natator depressus isolate rNatDep1 chromosome 14, rNatDep2.hap1, whole genome shotgun sequence genome. Proteins encoded here:
- the LOC141998325 gene encoding olfactory receptor 5J3-like, translated to MMNPEQGNQTSIAEFILLGFGTLPELQILLFLLFLVIYIATMAGNILIVVLIVVYRHLHNPMYFFLGNLSCLETCYTSTILPSMLDGLLSGTKTISYSGCLTQYYFFSSLVATECLLLSVMSYDRYLAICNPMHYAVHMSGRSCLQFIGGSWTGGFLCTSIIILPISQLSFCGPNGIDHFFCDPIPLINLSCNDPHLMEMLAFTLSLIFLLVPFLITLMSYICIIVTILRIPSTNGRQKAFSTCSSHLIVVTMYYGTLLFAYMFPTTNTLRDFKKVVSVIYTILTPLVNPLIYSLRNKEVKEALRKASSKFMFG